The following coding sequences lie in one Cannabis sativa cultivar Pink pepper isolate KNU-18-1 chromosome 5, ASM2916894v1, whole genome shotgun sequence genomic window:
- the LOC115716983 gene encoding B-type cell cycle switch protein ccs52A: MEEPTTVAPLSNQSPIRSLNSSSSQINLPSTMTRTSLALETLTPSRQIDRMINSNHSQSPSRTIYSDRFIPSRSGSNFALFDISPSANSPSEGREDQSSAYTTLLRTALFGPDSGGVVAPATPEKRSLLMSPPSRNIFRYKTETRQSMHSLSPFGFDDAVPGVNHSPVKTPRKVPRSPYKVLDAPALQDDFYLNLVDWSPNNVLAVGLGNCVYLWNACSSKVTKLCDLGMDDSVCSVGWAQRGTHLAVGTSKGKVQIWDASRCRKVRNMEGHRLRVGALAWSSTMLSSGSRDKSILLRDIRAQEDFVSKLSGHKSEVCGLKWSYDNRELASGGNDNRLFVWNQHSTQPVLKYCEHTAAVKAIAWSPHLHGLLASGGGTADRCIRFWNTTTNSHLSCMDTGSQVCNLVWSKNVNELVSTHGYSQNQIIVWRYPTMSKLATLTGHSYRVLYLAISPDGQTIVTGAGDETLRFWNVFPSPKSQNTESEIGASSLGRTVIR; encoded by the exons ATGGAGGAACCTACTACTGTAGCACCGCTTAGCAACCAATCGCCTATCAGAAGCCTTAATTCTTCCTCTTCGCAGATTAATCTTCCTTCCACCATGACTCGGACCTCTCTTGCTCTCGAAACCCTAACTCCATCTCGCCAAATCGACCGTATGATTAACTCGAACCATTCCCAATCACCGTCTCGTACTATTTATTCTGATAGGTTTATACCCAGTAGATCTGGTTCGAACTTTGCTCTATTTGATATCTCACCGTCGGCTAATTCTCCTTCCGAGGGCCGGGAGGACCAATCTAGCGCCTATACTACTCTTCTGCGGACAGCGCTTTTTGGGCCAGATTCAGGAGGAGTCGTGGCTCCTGCTACACCGGAGAAGCGGAGCTTGCTGATGAGCCCGCCTAGCCGGAATATATTCCGATATAAGACCGAGACTCGCCAATCAATGCATTCGCTCTCACCGTTTGGGTTCGATGATGCGGTTCCTGGAGTTAATCATAGCCCTGTTAAGACTCCTAGGAAGGTTCCCAGGTCACCATATAAG GTACTGGATGCCCCTGCATTGCAAGACGACTTTTATCTGAATCTTGTGGATTGGTCTCCCAACAATGTGTTGGCTGTTGGATTGGGTAACTGTGTTTACTTATGGAATGCCTGCAGTAGCAAG gtaactaagttaTGTGATTTGGGGATGGATGACAGTGTCTGCTCAGTGGGCTGGGCTCAGCGTGGAACGCATCTTGCTGTTGGTACTAGCAAGGGAAAAGTCCAG ATTTGGGATGCATCTCGCTGTAGGAAGGTTAGAAATATGGAGGGCCATAGATTGCGGGTTGGGGCCTTGGCCTGGAGTTCAACTATGCTGTCTTCTGGTAGCCGAGACAAGAGTATTCTTCTCCGAGATATACGTGCGCAAGAAGATTTTGTTAGTAAACTTTCTGGACACAAATCAGAG GTTTGTGGATTAAAGTGGTCATATGATAACCGCGAGTTAGCATCAGGTGGAAATGATAATCGG CTATTTGTCTGGAATCAACATTCAACTCAACCAGTGTTGAAATACTGTGAGCATACAGCCGCCGTGAAAGCTATTGCATGGTCTCCCCATCTTCATGGCCTTCTGGCATCAGGTGGAGGAACTGCAGACAGATGTATTCGATTTTGGAACACCACCACTAACTCACACTTGAGTTGCATGGACACCGGAAGTCAG GTGTGCAATCTTGTGTGGTCTAAAAATGTGAATGAGCTTGTCAGCACCCATGGATACTCACAGAACCAAATTATAGTTTGGAGATATCCAACCATGTCGAAG TTGGCCACTCTAACTGGCCATTCATACAGAGTTTTGTATCTTGCCATTTCACCCGATGGACAG ACAATTGTCACAGGAGCAGGGGATGAAACACTTAGATTTTGGAACGTATTCCCTTCTCCTAAATCCCAG AACACAGAAAGTGAAATCGGAGCATCATCTCTTGGGAGAACTGTTATTCGGTAA